A stretch of Microbacterium caowuchunii DNA encodes these proteins:
- the glgA gene encoding glycogen synthase: MRVDIMTKEYPPEVYGGAGVHVAELVKALRERIDVRVRAFGAPRDEPGTTAYGVPVELRDANPAVQTLGTDLEMVGDVAGADVVHSHTWYANFASHLASLLHGIPHIVSAHSLEPLRPWKAEQLGGGYAVSSFVEKTAYESAAAVIAVSGGMRADILRSYPQVDPAKVHVIYNGIDVEAWHPVEDPEVLTALGIDPARPSVVFVGRITRQKGLPYLLRAARMLPPDVQLVLCAGAPDTPEIMAEVETLVRELQQTREGVVWIDRHLPRHELCAVLTAATTFVCPSVYEPLGIVNLEAMACGAAVVGTATGGIPEVVADGVTGRLVPIDQVQDGTGTPVDPDVFVADLARVLTEVVADPARARAYGEAGRRRAAEEFSWARIAEQTERLYRSVADAR, encoded by the coding sequence ATGCGTGTGGACATCATGACGAAAGAGTATCCGCCCGAGGTCTACGGCGGCGCAGGTGTGCACGTCGCGGAGCTCGTCAAAGCACTGCGCGAACGCATCGACGTTCGCGTGCGGGCCTTCGGCGCGCCACGGGACGAACCGGGCACCACCGCGTACGGCGTGCCCGTGGAGCTTCGCGACGCGAACCCCGCAGTCCAGACGCTCGGCACCGACCTCGAGATGGTCGGCGACGTCGCCGGAGCGGATGTCGTGCACAGCCACACCTGGTACGCGAACTTCGCGAGCCACCTCGCCTCGCTCCTGCACGGCATCCCGCACATCGTCTCGGCCCACAGCCTGGAGCCGCTGCGGCCATGGAAGGCCGAGCAGCTGGGCGGCGGCTACGCCGTGTCGAGCTTCGTGGAGAAGACGGCGTACGAATCGGCGGCCGCCGTCATCGCGGTGAGCGGAGGCATGCGGGCGGACATCCTCCGCAGCTATCCGCAGGTGGACCCCGCGAAGGTCCATGTGATCTACAACGGGATCGACGTCGAAGCGTGGCATCCGGTCGAGGACCCCGAGGTGCTGACCGCCCTCGGGATCGATCCGGCCCGTCCGTCGGTCGTCTTCGTCGGGCGCATCACCCGGCAGAAGGGCCTGCCCTACCTCCTGCGCGCCGCGCGGATGCTGCCGCCGGACGTACAGCTCGTGCTGTGTGCGGGCGCGCCGGACACTCCCGAGATCATGGCCGAGGTCGAGACGCTGGTGCGCGAGCTGCAGCAGACCCGCGAGGGAGTGGTGTGGATCGACCGCCACCTGCCGCGGCACGAGCTGTGCGCCGTGCTCACCGCGGCCACCACGTTCGTCTGCCCCTCGGTGTACGAGCCGCTCGGCATCGTCAACCTGGAGGCCATGGCCTGCGGCGCCGCGGTGGTGGGGACGGCGACCGGGGGTATCCCGGAAGTGGTCGCGGACGGCGTCACGGGACGCCTCGTCCCGATCGACCAGGTGCAGGACGGCACGGGCACCCCCGTCGACCCGGACGTGTTCGTCGCGGATCTCGCCCGGGTCCTCACCGAGGTGGTGGCGGATCCGGCACGTGCCCGCGCGTACGGCGAGGCCGGCCGCCGCCGGGCGGCGGAGGAGTTCAGCTGGGCGCGGATCGCGGAGCAGACCGAGCGTCTCTACCGCTCGGTGGCCG